The sequence GTTCGACGTGCGCGACGACCTCGGCGCGATCGACGTCCCCGCGCTGGCGCTCTGTGGCGAACACGACCAGCTGACGCCGCCGTGGTACCACGAGTACCTCGCCGAGGAGATCGACGACGCCTGGATCGCGGAACTCAAGGACGCGGCCCACCTGGCGATGGTCGAGCAACCGACCGCGTTCAACGCCGCACTCGGCGAATTTCTTGATATCGTCTTCGAGCGGGGCGACGCGGCGTAAGGCGGCCTGGCTCTCGCTCGAGATCGACCGGAATCGGAGCGACGAATCGATGAGTCGGAGAATCGACGCCGCGACGACTCGAGTTCTCGGTCGATACCGAGCCGCAACCGGTCAGTTCAGTAGAGGTCCTCGAGGTCGCTCTCCTCGTGGCTGTGTTCCTCGGCCGGGAACGTGCCGGATTCGACGGCGTCGACGTAGTCGTCGACGGCCGATTCCATCTCCGTGCGGACGTTACCAAATTGCTCGGAGAAGGAAGGCGTCCACTCGCTGATCCCGACGGCGTCGTCGAACACGAGCACCTGCCCGTCGCAGTTCGGGCCGGCGCCGATGCCGATGGTCGGAATATCGAGCGCCTCGGTGATCTCGGCCGCGACGTTCGACGGCACGTGCTCTAAGACCAGCGAGAACGCGCCGGCTTCCTCATGTTCGATCGCGAGTTCGAGCATCCGCTCGGCGGCCGCCTGATCGGTCCCCTGTCGGGGGTAGCCGCCGTACTGGTTGACGTGCTGGGGCGTCAGCCCGAGGTGGGCCATCACCGGAATCCCGAGCTGGACCATCTTCTCGGTGAGGTCGACGGTGTGGGGACCGCTCTCGAGTTTGACCGCCTGCGCGCCCTCCTCTTTGAGCATCCGACCGGCGTTCTCGATGCTCTCACTCTCGTCGACGCCGAAGGAGAGGAAGGGCATGTCGGCGACGACCAGCGCGTCGTCGGTGGCCCGCGAGACCGCGCCGACGTGATGGGCGATTCCGTCGACGGTAACGGGAACCGTCGTCTCGTGGCCCAGCACCACGTTCCCGACGCTGTCGCCGACGAGAATGATATCGACGCCCGCGTCGTCGACGATCTCGGCCGTCGGCGCGTCGTAGGCCGTCAGCATCGTGATCGGTTCCTCGCCTGCCTGCTCCCTGACGTCCCGTACGGTTGGCATACACACAGGTTCGTCGCCGACGATTAAATGGCTCCGTTTCCGACGCACTCGCGGCGGATCTGGATAGCCGACGGCGGTCAGCGACCGTAACGGCGAGGAAATACGCGGTTATTAAGAGGGCCGGGCCGCCACTGTCTGCCGTGCCCGAACGCGTCGAAACGACGAATCCGGAGGGAGTCGACTACGGCTGGGTGATGCAGGTCACCTTCGTCGCCACGATCCTCATCGGCGCGCCGATCGTCGCCTTCCTCTCCGTCAACGCCGATCTGCCGTCCTGGGGTGCCCGCGCGGAGTTCGCGGTCCGCGTCGGCGCGCCGATCTGGTTCTGTACCGCTCTCGTCGTCTTCGCGTACGCGAAGCGCAACCAGGCCTGACTCAGACGCCCGAGGGGCCGTCGCCGACGAACTCGAAGGCGATGCCCGCCCGTTCGGCGGTCAGCCGATCCCGGTCCGAATCGCCTACGAACAGCGCCCGCCCGGGCTCGGCGCCGAGTTCGCCGACCGCCTCGAGCAGCGGTTCCGGATCCGGCTTTCGGGTCGCGACCGTGTCCCGGCCGACCACCGCGTCGACCGCCTCGGCGAGGCCGTGTTCCTCGAGGGCGATCCGGCAGGCCGCCTCGCAGTTCAGCGAACAGACCCCGACGGGGACTGCCTGCTCGAGGAGTTCGTCGGCATGGGCCAGCCGCGGAGCCGTCTCGGCGCCCGCGCGCTCGTGAGCGGCGATCGTCGACTCGACCTCGGATCCGAGGCCGACGTCGCTCGCGGCATCGAGCAGGTCCCACAACTCCCGACTCGGCGGCTCGATATCCGCGGTCTCGTAGATTTCGAGCACGGCGGCGGCGACGGCGTCCCAGTCGACGTCGAGATCGGCGAGCGTTCCATCGAGATCGTAGACGACGGCGTCGTAGTCGGTCACGCGTGCTGATACGACCGGGAAATGAATATACTGTTCGCCGTCGATCCACGGCGAAGCTACCGATACGATCCCGGCTTGAGGCCGTTCACGTCGAGGAGATCGCAGAGGCTGCGCCCGTCGATGAGTTCGACGCCGGTCGCGTCGTCGGCGAACCGCTCTGCAGGAGTCGTGAATCCGGAACTCGTGACGAGAACCGCGCGGTCAAACTCGCTCCGTGCGGTCTGTCCGGCGACCTGCTGCGTCTCGGGTCCTGTCGCCGACGTCTCGAAATATCGCTTGACCTGGATGGCGATCCGTTCGGCGTCGGTCGCGGCGACGACGTCGATCCCGCCGTCCGGACCCGCTCCGGTCTCCTCCGTTCGATACCCCATCGCGTCCCAGAGGTCGGCGACGAGGGACTCGAACTCGAGGGGGTCGAGCGATTCGAAATCGGTTCGCTCCCACGAGTCGGTCGGCTCCGAGGCGGAGGCATCCTCCTCGAGTCGCGCCGTCGCCCACGCCGCCGCCTCGCGGACGTATTCAGACTCGTCGCGGAGTCGGTCCTCGAGCGCGTCCCGAGCGTCGTTCGACTCGAGGGTCCCGAGTGCGAGACACGCCGTTCCCCGAATCCGCGCGTTCGGATCGTCGAGGCAGGCCCGGAACGCGTGGGTTGCGCCACCGATCGCGTACGGCATCCGGACGGCGAGGTGGTAGAGACAGCGAAGGGACAGCCCTCGTTTGAGGTCGTTTCCGCTGGTCAGCAAGGCGAGCAGGTCGTCGACGCGATCCGCGAAGGCCTCGGGCGGCTCCTCGGCGACCGCGCTAAACGTGATCAGCGTTCCCTCCGCGAACTCGTCCGACGTACGCAGTTCGTGGAAGAACGCTGCCGGATCGTCGACGAACAACGCCGGATCGTCCTCGAGGAACCTGTAGACGGCCAGCGTGAGTCGTTGGTGTAGTTCGTCGTCGTCGACCGCGTCGGCCAATTCCTCCAGTTCTTCGAGGAGTTCGCGCGTTCGCTCCCCGTCCGCGGCGCGTTCGAGCGCCGCTTCCGCGCGCTTGCGAGTGGGCATTCATCCGCAATCGTCGCCGAAGGTGAAAGAAGGCCGCGTCTCGCCCGTAGCGCAGTCCGTTCCGTCCCGGTCACGGATTAGCTCACTCGAGTAGTTCTCGAGCGATCACGGTCTTCTGGATCTCCGTGGTCCCCTCGTAGATCTCGGTGATCTTGGCGTCGCGGTAGAGGCGCTCGACCTCGCCTTCGGTGACGTAGCCGTAGCCGCCGTGGATCTGGACGGCCTCGTTCGTGACGAACATCGCCGTCTCGCTCGCGAAGTACTTGGCCATGCTGGCCTCGAGCGCGCCCGTGCCGTCGGTTTCGTGGCGCGCCCGTGCGGCGTGGCGGGTCAGCAGGCGCGCGGCCTTCGTTCGGGTGGCCATCTCGGCGAGTTTGTGTCGGATCGACTGGATCTCCGCGATCGGGTCGCCAAACTGCTCGCGCTCCTGGCTGTAGGCCAGCGCCTCGTCGAGGGCCGCCTGCGCGAGGCCGACCGACTGGGCGGCGATGGCGATTCGCCCGCCGGTGAGAATGTGAAAGGCGGCGGAGAGGCCCTGGCCCTCCTCGGTGAGCCGGTTTTCCGCCGGAACCCGGACGTCGTCGAAGGTCAGACTCGTGGTGTCGCTCGCACGGAGACCGAGTTTATCCTCCTTCTCGCCGACGGTGAGGCTGTCGACGTCGCCGGGGACCAGAAACTGCGTGACCGAGTCCGGGTCGTCGCGGTCGGTCTTCGCGAAGAGGATGTAGACGCCGGCGCGTTGCCCGTTCGTAATCCACTGTTTCTCGCCGTTAATGACGTACTCGTCTCCCTCCCTGCGGGCCACCGTGGACATCTCGGCCGGGTTCGACCCCGCATGGGGTTCCGAGAGCGCGAACGCGCCGACCGGGCGGCCCTCTGCCATCTCGGGTAGCCAGCGCTCTCGTTGTTCGTCGCTGCCGAACTCCGCGATACAGGAGGTCGCCAGCGAGTGGACTGATAGCGCCGTCGCCACCGCCAGTGCGCCGTAGGCAACCTCCTCGTTGACGATCGCGGCGGTGAGCGGATCGGCGTCGTACCCGCCGTACTCCTCGGGGACCGTCAGCCCCGTGAGGTCGAGATCGGCGAGGCCGTCCCAGATGTCTTCCGGGAACGACTGGGTCTCGTCGGCCTCCCGCGCAACCGGTCGGATCTCTTCCGCGGCGAACTCGCGGACCGTGTCCCTGATCGCGGCCCGTTCGTCGGACTCCTCCATACGGGCCGGACGACCGCCGGACACATAGTCTCCCCCGTCGGTCCATCGACGGGCGCCACAGATTTGTTATAGGCGTGATAGGTAAACAAGAGATAAATAAAAGCGAACCAGAAATACTATTTGGAGTTACTGTATCTGATGGTGTAATGTCTGAGGACATCACCAGACGGAACTTCCTACGAACTAGCAGTGCGGGCGCGGCCGCGGTCGGTCTCGGGGGACTGGCCGGGTGTACGAGTAGCCTCCCGTTCGTCGGCGACGGCGGCGCGTCGAGCGCCGACGTCGACTCGTGGCTCGTCGACCCCTCGTTCACGGACCTCTTCCAAGACGACGAACTGTCGAACGATTACCAGAGCGCCGAACTACAGAGCAACGAGCAGCGAAACCGAACGTTCAACGGCGTCGTCCCCCAGGCCATCTTCGACAACGAGGAGGAACTCATCACCTACTGGCCGCTCCAGCAAGGGTCCGACCGGCGGAGCAGAGTCGGTGTGAGCGCGAGCGACCTCGATTGGCAGCTCTCCCAGCGCGTGAACTACGAGTTCACGTACTCCTACAGCACGGGATACAGCGACAGGGAACGGACGAAACGGCAGTCGCTCACTGTCGTCACGTTTGCGGGGTCGTTCGACCCTGCGACCATCGAGGAGAATCTGAACGACTGGGCCGACGATCAATTCCCCGAGGACAGCGACAACGGCCTCGAGAGCGCCGGCGAACGCGAGGGGTTCGATCTCTACGAGACCGATGGACGAGCCTTCGGCGTCAGCGACGAGTACGTCGTTGAAGCGGACGGCGACGGCTATCTCGATGCGACCGCCGCGCTCGAGGCGGCGATCGACGCCCACGCGAACGCGGACGGGCGCTGGTCCGAGACGGACGACGGCGAGACGTTGCTGTCGTCGTTCGATAACGGACATATGGACGACTCGACCGTTCACGAGTCGGCCGAGTCGCGGTTGAAGACGCAGTTGGGGCTGCCCAGTGACACCGACCTCGGCGACCTGTCCGACGAGGAACTCGCCAATCGGAAGAAGGCCAACGACTTCGGCGACTGGGAGGAGGGGTTGGTCGGGACGGCGACCGCGCACGAGTTCGACGGCGACTCGACCGATCTCCGCAAGGTCTACCTGTACGAGAGCGAGGGCGCCGCCGACGCGGACACCCTCGACGACTACGTCGATTCGAACCGCGACATCGGCGATGAGTTCGCGACGCTCGAGGACTACTCGATCGACACGGACGGCCGGACGCTACTGCTCACCGGAACCGTTCGAACGAGAGCGCTCATCATGTAACTCGAGCGCCTCGAGTCGCTCGCGCAGTTCGTCGGCCGACGCCTCGTCTTTCAACCGGAGCGGGCTTCGGAGCGGCCCGGCGTCGAATCCCCGGAACCGCAGAGCGGTCTTGACGCCGGACATGTACCCGCCGCCGTGTTTGAACGCGTCGCGGACGTCGAACACCCGGCTCTGCAGTTCGCGGGCGCGCTCCTCGTCGCCGTCGTCGTAGGCTTCGTAGACGTCGACGACGAGTTCCGGGAAGACGTTCGCGACGGCGCTGACGAGACCGGAACAGCCGATCTCCAGCCCCGTAAACAGCAGCGAATCCGACCCCGCGAGGAAGGTCAGGTCGGGGTGGGCATCGATCGCCTGGGCGAGCCAGGGGACGTTCTTGCTCGAATCCTTGACGCCCGCGAGGTTATCGATCTCGGCGAGTTCGTCGAGCGTCTCGAGGGCGAGTTCGTTGCCGGTCTTGCTGGGGATGTGGTAGACGTAGACCGGCAGGGAGACGGCCTCGGCGACGCGCCGGTAGTGGGTGAGCGCGGCCTCGTGGTCGACCGGATAGTAGTAGGGCGTGACGACGA comes from Haloterrigena salifodinae and encodes:
- the panB gene encoding 3-methyl-2-oxobutanoate hydroxymethyltransferase encodes the protein MPTVRDVREQAGEEPITMLTAYDAPTAEIVDDAGVDIILVGDSVGNVVLGHETTVPVTVDGIAHHVGAVSRATDDALVVADMPFLSFGVDESESIENAGRMLKEEGAQAVKLESGPHTVDLTEKMVQLGIPVMAHLGLTPQHVNQYGGYPRQGTDQAAAERMLELAIEHEEAGAFSLVLEHVPSNVAAEITEALDIPTIGIGAGPNCDGQVLVFDDAVGISEWTPSFSEQFGNVRTEMESAVDDYVDAVESGTFPAEEHSHEESDLEDLY
- a CDS encoding DUF5822 domain-containing protein; protein product: MPERVETTNPEGVDYGWVMQVTFVATILIGAPIVAFLSVNADLPSWGARAEFAVRVGAPIWFCTALVVFAYAKRNQA
- a CDS encoding HAD family hydrolase; this encodes MTDYDAVVYDLDGTLADLDVDWDAVAAAVLEIYETADIEPPSRELWDLLDAASDVGLGSEVESTIAAHERAGAETAPRLAHADELLEQAVPVGVCSLNCEAACRIALEEHGLAEAVDAVVGRDTVATRKPDPEPLLEAVGELGAEPGRALFVGDSDRDRLTAERAGIAFEFVGDGPSGV
- a CDS encoding restriction endonuclease, translating into MPTRKRAEAALERAADGERTRELLEELEELADAVDDDELHQRLTLAVYRFLEDDPALFVDDPAAFFHELRTSDEFAEGTLITFSAVAEEPPEAFADRVDDLLALLTSGNDLKRGLSLRCLYHLAVRMPYAIGGATHAFRACLDDPNARIRGTACLALGTLESNDARDALEDRLRDESEYVREAAAWATARLEEDASASEPTDSWERTDFESLDPLEFESLVADLWDAMGYRTEETGAGPDGGIDVVAATDAERIAIQVKRYFETSATGPETQQVAGQTARSEFDRAVLVTSSGFTTPAERFADDATGVELIDGRSLCDLLDVNGLKPGSYR
- a CDS encoding acyl-CoA dehydrogenase family protein, translated to MEESDERAAIRDTVREFAAEEIRPVAREADETQSFPEDIWDGLADLDLTGLTVPEEYGGYDADPLTAAIVNEEVAYGALAVATALSVHSLATSCIAEFGSDEQRERWLPEMAEGRPVGAFALSEPHAGSNPAEMSTVARREGDEYVINGEKQWITNGQRAGVYILFAKTDRDDPDSVTQFLVPGDVDSLTVGEKEDKLGLRASDTTSLTFDDVRVPAENRLTEEGQGLSAAFHILTGGRIAIAAQSVGLAQAALDEALAYSQEREQFGDPIAEIQSIRHKLAEMATRTKAARLLTRHAARARHETDGTGALEASMAKYFASETAMFVTNEAVQIHGGYGYVTEGEVERLYRDAKITEIYEGTTEIQKTVIARELLE
- a CDS encoding twin-arginine translocation signal domain-containing protein, which produces MSEDITRRNFLRTSSAGAAAVGLGGLAGCTSSLPFVGDGGASSADVDSWLVDPSFTDLFQDDELSNDYQSAELQSNEQRNRTFNGVVPQAIFDNEEELITYWPLQQGSDRRSRVGVSASDLDWQLSQRVNYEFTYSYSTGYSDRERTKRQSLTVVTFAGSFDPATIEENLNDWADDQFPEDSDNGLESAGEREGFDLYETDGRAFGVSDEYVVEADGDGYLDATAALEAAIDAHANADGRWSETDDGETLLSSFDNGHMDDSTVHESAESRLKTQLGLPSDTDLGDLSDEELANRKKANDFGDWEEGLVGTATAHEFDGDSTDLRKVYLYESEGAADADTLDDYVDSNRDIGDEFATLEDYSIDTDGRTLLLTGTVRTRALIM
- a CDS encoding dihydrodipicolinate synthase family protein, with translation MSHHEPGAGDPLGLHGVVPPTITAFHEDESVDYETTAEHARFVVDRDVHGVFPLGTNGEFPLLTGEERQGVVEAVVDEVGGEVPVIAGVGAPSTYETITHAEHAESVGADGIVVVTPYYYPVDHEAALTHYRRVAEAVSLPVYVYHIPSKTGNELALETLDELAEIDNLAGVKDSSKNVPWLAQAIDAHPDLTFLAGSDSLLFTGLEIGCSGLVSAVANVFPELVVDVYEAYDDGDEERARELQSRVFDVRDAFKHGGGYMSGVKTALRFRGFDAGPLRSPLRLKDEASADELRERLEALELHDERSRSNGSGEQ